In a single window of the Armatimonadota bacterium genome:
- a CDS encoding AtpZ/AtpI family protein — translation MPYTYNRYRWMRGAGLALSAGLVLVISTVIGLLFGRWLDQKFGTEPWLMLVFTVLGIVAGFVEMFRMLLQAIQEGENNSSDG, via the coding sequence ATGCCATATACATATAATAGATATAGATGGATGAGAGGTGCAGGCCTTGCGTTGAGCGCTGGCCTTGTGCTGGTAATCTCAACAGTTATTGGGTTGTTGTTCGGTCGTTGGCTTGACCAGAAATTTGGCACCGAACCATGGTTGATGCTGGTGTTTACGGTGCTTGGAATTGTGGCCGGATTTGTGGAGATGTTTAGGATGTTGTTGCAGGCAATCCAAGAGGGGGAAAACAACTCATCTGATGGATGA